A single window of Drosophila suzukii chromosome 3, CBGP_Dsuzu_IsoJpt1.0, whole genome shotgun sequence DNA harbors:
- the tap gene encoding basic helix-loop-helix neural transcription factor TAP — MAACYNAYSAGSQSFEFDEDDDDASFDSGYEKSFETEAQLSSRRRLDFDDRYSGTSPAPAVHQPYSGAAWDAVPLNSPPAGFVGLLDTSSNHSTRSGRTLVEHLNSRASTAGFDPPLTSTPMKSPEDPDAPRQKRKYAVGKNRVTRSRSPTQVVRIKRFRRMKANDRERNRMHNLNDALEKLRVTLPSLPEETKLTKIEILRFAHNYIFALEQVLESGGSINLDLEKLQNFTLSGERITKELFDALFVNPQPFPMFGCGRMFPYGQGMAPLAQNQPAPAPSAEHPPPMGGFQQGMDYPQRHPPGFDFTGSMRFYHQQQQQPQPHPPPHHLQPNPQQESSPQQFSQEKYDLFRGSFDAAANLQPTNLDSGIHHQSSFYTQTPPWKEYPEDQAHPHAIPHPHSYKQFAPQV; from the coding sequence ATGGCTGCCTGTTATAATGCCTATAGCGCTGGATCGCAGTCCTTTGAGTTCGACGAGGATGACGACGACGCCTCCTTCGACAGTGGCTACGAGAAGAGTTTCGAGACGGAGGCCCAGCTGAGCTCCCGTCGGCGGTTGGACTTCGATGACCGCTACAGCGGCACTTCGCCGGCTCCGGCGGTCCATCAGCCGTACTCCGGTGCCGCCTGGGACGCCGTACCGCTCAACTCACCGCCGGCGGGATTTGTGGGCCTGCTGGACACGAGCAGCAACCACAGCACAAGGAGCGGCAGGACTCTAGTGGAGCACCTGAACAGTAGAGCCTCGACCGCTGGTTTCGATCCACCTTTGACCAGTACGCCCATGAAGTCTCCAGAGGATCCGGATGCGCCGCGACAGAAGCGCAAATATGCCGTCGGCAAGAACAGGGTGACACGCTCGCGCAGTCCCACTCAGGTGGTCAGGATCAAGCGGTTCCGTCGGATGAAGGCCAATGATCGGGAGCGAAATAGGATGCACAACCTTAACGATGCCCTGGAGAAACTACGAGTCACACTGCCCTCGCTTCCGGAGGAGACGAAGCTGACGAAGATCGAGATCCTGCGGTTCGCGCACAACTACATCTTTGCTTTGGAACAGGTGCTGGAAAGTGGGGGCTCCATAAATCTGGACCTGGAGAAGCTGCAGAACTTCACGCTGAGTGGTGAGAGGATCACCAAGGAACTGTTCGATGCTCTGTTCGTGAATCCCCAGCCCTTTCCCATGTTCGGATGCGGCAGAATGTTTCCCTATGGCCAGGGTATGGCTCCTCTTGCCCAGAATCAGCCGGCGCCAGCTCCGTCTGCAGAGCATCCTCCCCCGATGGGGGGCTTCCAGCAGGGCATGGACTACCCTCAGCGACATCCACCAGGATTTGACTTCACAGGCAGCATGCGGTTCTaccaccaacagcagcagcagcctcAGCCTCATCCTCCTCCTCACCATCTGCAGCCTAATCCCCAGCAGGAGTCCAGCCCGCAGCAGTTCTCGCAGGAGAAATACGATCTGTTCAGGGGCTCCTTCGATGCAGCTGCCAATCTCCAGCCAACCAACTTGGATTCTGGGATTCATCATCAGAGCAGCTTCTACACGCAAACGCCACCATGGAAGGAATATCCGGAGGATCAGGCACATCCGCATGCCATTCCACATCCACACAGCTACAAACAGTTTGCCCCACAGGTGTAG